Proteins found in one Mesotoga sp. UBA6090 genomic segment:
- a CDS encoding cytidine deaminase: MKETSEEKALIQKAIEAKDRSYSPYSRFPVGAALLTVEGEVFVGTNVENGSYGLSMCAERAAIVSAVSKGYRKFRSIAIVSNQKEPTSPCGACRQFMVEFGDFEVILVGDERIVRTTSYELLPFHFEMEK; the protein is encoded by the coding sequence ATGAAAGAAACTTCAGAGGAGAAAGCACTAATACAGAAGGCTATTGAGGCAAAGGATAGATCATATTCCCCCTACTCGAGATTTCCGGTCGGAGCGGCACTGTTGACAGTGGAGGGGGAGGTTTTCGTTGGAACTAATGTGGAGAACGGTTCATACGGACTCTCCATGTGTGCAGAAAGAGCGGCAATAGTATCTGCAGTTTCAAAAGGTTACAGGAAATTCAGGAGCATTGCCATAGTAAGCAACCAGAAGGAGCCAACCTCCCCATGTGGCGCATGCAGACAGTTCATGGTGGAATTCGGCGACTTCGAAGTAATTCTTGTAGGAGATGAAAGGATTGTCAGGACAACCTCCTATGAGCTACTGCCGTTTCATTTCGAGATGGAGAAGTAA